CGTCTTTCGCCGCAAAAAACGAATTAGCTCCTTTTCCCCATATTTATTCCCTTCGCTGCGCAAAAAATTCACGTCCCCGACATCAGTAAAATCCGCCAAAGAATCGTAAGTCACATTCGACAGCCCAAGTTCCTCGCCCTGATAAATAAACGGCGTTCCATATAAAAATAATAATACCGTAGCCAACATTGTAGCCGATTCAAACCGCCGATCGACATTCCCATATTGCGACACCACCCTCGGATGGTCATGATTCAGCCAATACACCGGCATCCAAGCCCGGTCATGACAAGCCTCATACCACCGCCTGAATAAACGCTTTAAGTTGACAACATTCGGCTTAATCTCCGCATCCGTCTTGTCAATCGACCAAAATGCGCCGTTTTCCCAGCAAGTATCAAAATTGAATACCATATTGATGCAGCCATCATCTCGATCAGCGTATTTCAAAGCATCTTCAGGCGAACAACCGCCCCCAACTTCACCAATCGTAAATATTTGATTGGGAGCAAACACAAGTTCCTTAAATTTTTTCAAATAATCAAACAACTTCGGACGATTGGAAAACCGACTTGGATCATAAACCAAACCATGCTCATCTGCTTCGCCCACACTGTCAGAAAAACTCAAATCTTTCGATAAATGAGATATTGCGTCAAGTCTGAAACCGTCAACCCCCATGTCAATATACCGCTGAGCCATCGCCGCCATATCCCGCAAAACAGCCGGGTTAGTATAATTCAAGTCAGGCATTTTCTTGTCAAAAATATGCAAATAATATTGATCCAGCCCCGGCACATAGGTAAAAGCGCTTTCGCTAAAAAAACCTTTCCAGTTGCATGGCGGATACCGCTTCCCATCTTTATACACGGGATCAAAAAAGTAGTAATAATTGTGATAAGGATTATCCTTACTTTTAATAGCTTCCTTGAACCAAATATGTTCATCAGATGTATGATTAAGTACAAGATCGACTATAACTCGGATTCCATGCTGATGTGCCTCAATGAGCAACTGCTTAAAATCCTCCATCGTCCCCAATTTTTCCGCAATCTTGTCATGACAACGAATATCATAACCGCTATCTACTAGCGGAGAATCATATATCGGCGTCAGCCAAAGCAAATTTATCCCCAATTCCTGCAAATAAGGTAATTTTGCTCTTACCCCGTTCAAATCACCATAGCCGTCGCTGTTCGAATCATAAAAACTATATGGAAAAATTTCATAGCCGACCGCTTTAGCAAACCAAGGTAGCTTATCCGCGCCTTCGCCATCCGCGGCATCGTCACGGCAAAGTTTAAGCAACACCAAAGATGACAACGGCTCAATTTTCACAGCACCGCCGCCAACAGCAAGGTCAGCCAGGCCATCGACGGATGCCTTTTGGTCACGCACCAAGACTTTGTACATTCCCTCAGCCAAAAACACCTCAGCCGCTTCTTCCCGACCATTATGAAACACATACAACGCAGAAAATTCGCCTTGCTCACATCCCGCATTCAAAAGGATCTTATACCCTATTAGCCCATTTTTAGCAACAATTGTTTTAAAAATATGATTTATTTTCTTAAAATCCGTCAGTGCAAATTCGCCGATACTACGCCTAATTTTTATCAATTCACGCAAATACAGGCCAACATTGCTGAACTTTGCAACTCGTTCCCAATCAAACTGATTCACTGCATCGGAAGATTTGTAAGAGTTGCAATCGCCCCCCTTAGTTCGACAAAATTCCTGCCCCGCATGGATAAAAGCTGTCCCAAATGCCAACAAAACAATCGCATTCGCCAAATTTTGCCGCTTACAACGAGTATCTTCGCTTTCCCCCGGCCGACTCTTGCTCAGCTTATCCCAAAGCGTCAAATTATCATGCGCCGCCACATATTGAATAACCTGCCCAGCCGAAACATAAGGCTCCGCAATATTTTGCCCGCCTC
This is a stretch of genomic DNA from Mageeibacillus indolicus UPII9-5. It encodes these proteins:
- the pulA gene encoding type I pullulanase, coding for MTALNYTIDFDKKYATQDWLGTRYNPEATEFRLWAPTAQKVELIIYRGGDKCIYPMQVINEYGVYSTKISGDFLRAEYVFLICHADGTEVSTVDPYAKAVTVNGERGVVADPRPTDVPWPQALVGGSLVGMAAPSPSVSADKAVSSVPVTIPVIYELHVRDFSIAENSGMENKGKFLALIEKGCRAAGGVDQITGLDYLKSLGVTHIQLMPIADFSSESVDESNIKAKYNWGYDPQNYNAIEGSYVADLSDPLSRIRELQTVIDILHENGLGVIMDVVYNHVYKPADHPFEQTVPGYYFRLNQDGSFHAGTGVGNETASERWMMRKYMIDSITYWVRTFKLDGLRFDLMGTHDYGTMNEILLAVRAINPHIIVLGEGWNMPMALPEDLRATQRNASKMPGIAFFNDNIRQLIKGGSDDASSGFVSGAFGAEVQLLNNIRGGQNIAEPYVSAGQVIQYVAAHDNLTLWDKLSKSRPGESEDTRCKRQNLANAIVLLAFGTAFIHAGQEFCRTKGGDCNSYKSSDAVNQFDWERVAKFSNVGLYLRELIKIRRSIGEFALTDFKKINHIFKTIVAKNGLIGYKILLNAGCEQGEFSALYVFHNGREEAAEVFLAEGMYKVLVRDQKASVDGLADLAVGGGAVKIEPLSSLVLLKLCRDDAADGEGADKLPWFAKAVGYEIFPYSFYDSNSDGYGDLNGVRAKLPYLQELGINLLWLTPIYDSPLVDSGYDIRCHDKIAEKLGTMEDFKQLLIEAHQHGIRVIVDLVLNHTSDEHIWFKEAIKSKDNPYHNYYYFFDPVYKDGKRYPPCNWKGFFSESAFTYVPGLDQYYLHIFDKKMPDLNYTNPAVLRDMAAMAQRYIDMGVDGFRLDAISHLSKDLSFSDSVGEADEHGLVYDPSRFSNRPKLFDYLKKFKELVFAPNQIFTIGEVGGGCSPEDALKYADRDDGCINMVFNFDTCWENGAFWSIDKTDAEIKPNVVNLKRLFRRWYEACHDRAWMPVYWLNHDHPRVVSQYGNVDRRFESATMLATVLLFLYGTPFIYQGEELGLSNVTYDSLADFTDVGDVNFLRSEGNKYGEKELIRFLRRKTRLSARAPIPWSKKMIEDWKKHAPLPVYKPNSRDFAFNEAEQEASAVSILKYFKAAIGVRRAHTKLIISGMTEWPAFEDERIFAVRHQLDSEDLLMVANFTGEEAYFEPVPDINFSEYDILLNNCPRDEAAGRGIKFCDGKLNLPPYAVYVFYKE